In one Mucilaginibacter sp. PAMB04168 genomic region, the following are encoded:
- a CDS encoding prephenate dehydratase, which produces MESKTPRVAIQGIRASFHEEAAFKYFGTNIQTVECNSFKQTFEALKNKQADYVVMAIENNIAGSILPNYSLLMSYNFPIVGEVYLPIQLHFLTLPGVKFEDIKTVISHPIALRQCVDFMDEYPHIKVVESSDTAACAKRVHDEKLTDTAAIANSLAAKIYDLEVKERRIESNKKNFTRFLIFTSHENARKVPANKASLCFQVSNEVGALAKVLNVLAEQEINMSKIQSMPVLGKRNEYNFYVDIEWNENTQYDQAIRQILKYTQNFNILGEYERYVEEVLSP; this is translated from the coding sequence ATGGAAAGTAAAACGCCACGAGTGGCCATACAAGGTATCCGCGCATCGTTTCATGAAGAAGCGGCCTTTAAGTATTTTGGCACCAACATACAAACGGTGGAGTGCAACTCATTTAAACAAACATTTGAGGCACTCAAAAATAAACAGGCCGATTATGTGGTGATGGCTATTGAAAACAATATAGCCGGCAGTATACTGCCCAACTACTCGTTGCTCATGAGTTATAACTTCCCTATTGTGGGCGAGGTATATTTACCTATACAGCTGCATTTTTTAACGCTACCTGGCGTTAAGTTTGAGGATATTAAAACGGTTATTTCACACCCCATTGCCCTGCGCCAATGTGTTGATTTTATGGATGAGTACCCGCATATTAAAGTGGTGGAGAGCAGTGACACCGCGGCCTGCGCTAAACGGGTACACGATGAAAAATTAACCGATACCGCCGCTATTGCCAATAGCTTAGCAGCCAAGATCTATGATTTAGAGGTTAAGGAACGCCGCATAGAAAGCAATAAAAAGAACTTTACCCGCTTCCTGATTTTTACCAGCCACGAAAACGCAAGAAAAGTACCAGCTAACAAAGCCTCGCTATGTTTCCAGGTGAGCAACGAGGTAGGCGCATTGGCTAAGGTGCTGAATGTACTGGCTGAGCAGGAAATTAACATGAGCAAAATCCAGAGCATGCCGGTGCTGGGCAAGCGTAACGAATACAACTTTTACGTAGACATAGAGTGGAATGAAAACACTCAATATGACCAAGCCATACGCCAAATACTGAAGTACACGCAAAACTTTAACATTTTGGGCGAGTATGAGCGGTACGTGGAGGAGGTTTTGAGCCCCTAA
- a CDS encoding chorismate mutase produces the protein MKLDLKIQPLSSWITAKKEPLLIAGPCSAETEEQLVATAHLLANTGKVTALRAGIWKPRTRPGEFEGIGSIGLEWLKRAKAETGLPTAVEVATAKHVEEALKAGVDILWVGARSTANPFTVQEIADALKGVDIPVMIKNPVNPDLSLWIGALERINNAGITKLAAIHRGFSSYEKTAFRNEPMWDLAINLKTHAPELPIICDPSHISGNRELIPYVSQKALDMDMQGLMIESHIDPSVAWTDAKQQVTPAALVELIDRLALRKPEVVNNDLKDKLADLRNGIDKLDDLVIAKLAERMKIVEQIGNYKKENGITILQVNRWDEILQKRTNYAKALNLSPEFTEKLLELIHGESIRKQTEIMNKGQGNAPVQEQLTH, from the coding sequence ATGAAACTCGATTTAAAAATACAGCCGCTTAGCTCTTGGATTACCGCTAAAAAAGAGCCTTTGTTAATTGCCGGCCCATGCAGTGCCGAAACTGAAGAACAATTGGTAGCAACCGCACACCTGCTGGCAAACACCGGCAAGGTAACCGCCTTGCGTGCCGGTATTTGGAAACCACGTACCCGCCCCGGCGAGTTTGAAGGGATTGGCAGCATTGGTTTGGAATGGTTAAAACGCGCCAAAGCCGAAACCGGCCTGCCTACAGCTGTTGAAGTAGCCACCGCAAAACACGTAGAAGAAGCGCTTAAAGCCGGCGTTGATATTTTATGGGTGGGTGCCCGCTCAACCGCCAACCCCTTTACCGTACAGGAAATTGCCGACGCCTTGAAAGGAGTTGATATTCCGGTAATGATTAAAAACCCTGTAAATCCCGACTTATCTTTATGGATTGGGGCTTTGGAGCGTATTAATAACGCTGGTATTACTAAACTGGCGGCTATTCATCGCGGCTTTTCATCTTACGAAAAAACAGCTTTCCGTAACGAGCCAATGTGGGATTTGGCCATTAATCTTAAAACTCATGCACCGGAGTTGCCTATCATCTGCGATCCGAGCCACATTTCTGGCAACCGCGAGCTGATTCCTTACGTGTCGCAAAAAGCTTTAGATATGGATATGCAGGGTCTTATGATCGAATCACATATCGACCCATCGGTAGCCTGGACAGATGCTAAACAGCAAGTAACCCCTGCCGCTTTAGTGGAGCTGATTGACCGCCTGGCGCTTCGTAAGCCAGAGGTAGTAAATAATGATCTGAAAGACAAACTGGCCGACCTGCGTAATGGCATCGATAAACTGGATGACCTGGTAATTGCCAAACTTGCCGAGCGTATGAAAATTGTGGAACAAATAGGCAACTACAAAAAAGAAAACGGCATCACCATTTTACAAGTTAACCGCTGGGACGAGATACTGCAAAAACGCACTAATTATGCTAAAGCCTTAAATCTGAGCCCAGAGTTTACCGAGAAATTGCTCGAACTTATTCACGGTGAGTCTATCCGTAAACAAACCGAGATCATGAACAAAGGCCAGGGCAACGCACCGGTTCAGGAACAATTGACGCACTAA
- the aroA gene encoding 3-phosphoshikimate 1-carboxyvinyltransferase, whose protein sequence is MSNNITLSRNHKTVKANIQLTGSKSECNRALVIEALSKGKVKVTNLSDAADAVTLAGILRGTASEAKLPENKENFRSLSSLPASTLLAPEVNIGPAGTAMRFLTAYFALQNGEVLLTGTERMKQRPIGILVDALRSLGANISYAENEGYPPLHINGGFTQLTDNITIKGDISSQYITALLLIASSLPQGLQLHIDGELTSRPYVEMTLSMLQQAGIQHQWDDKVISIAHQDFRETSIWVEPDWSAASYWYAVAALADEAELFLPGLTSYSLQGDSVITELMANFGITSQFKDGGVYLRKDPKPVIRKIFDLKSCPDLAQTLIVVCAALGHDATFTGLETLKIKETDRIAALQNELAKMGVKLIEKGLVYKLDCSERFIPEHITIQTYEDHRMAMAFAPLALIIPQVEIEDAQVVEKSYPAFWKDFEKAGFDVK, encoded by the coding sequence ATGTCAAACAACATCACCCTTAGCCGCAACCACAAAACGGTTAAGGCTAACATACAACTTACCGGCTCCAAAAGCGAGTGCAACCGTGCGCTGGTTATTGAAGCACTGAGCAAAGGCAAAGTTAAGGTAACTAACCTATCAGATGCTGCTGATGCCGTTACCCTGGCGGGGATATTAAGAGGCACAGCAAGCGAAGCAAAACTTCCAGAGAACAAAGAAAACTTTAGGTCGTTATCCTCTCTACCGGCCTCCACGCTCCTTGCTCCCGAAGTAAACATTGGCCCCGCTGGTACAGCTATGCGTTTTCTGACAGCATATTTTGCGTTGCAGAACGGCGAAGTGCTATTAACTGGCACCGAGCGCATGAAACAGCGCCCTATAGGCATCTTGGTAGATGCTTTAAGATCGTTAGGTGCCAACATTAGCTATGCCGAGAATGAAGGCTATCCGCCCCTGCATATTAATGGCGGCTTTACCCAACTTACAGATAACATCACCATTAAGGGAGATATCAGCAGCCAGTACATCACTGCGTTGCTATTGATTGCCAGTAGTTTGCCGCAAGGATTGCAACTACATATTGATGGCGAGCTTACCTCCCGCCCCTATGTTGAAATGACACTAAGCATGTTACAGCAAGCTGGTATTCAGCACCAGTGGGATGACAAGGTGATCAGCATAGCACATCAAGACTTTAGAGAAACCAGCATATGGGTGGAGCCCGATTGGAGCGCCGCTTCTTATTGGTACGCCGTAGCCGCTTTAGCCGATGAGGCCGAACTTTTTTTACCAGGATTGACCTCGTACAGCTTACAAGGAGATAGTGTGATTACTGAGCTGATGGCAAACTTTGGTATTACCTCACAGTTTAAAGATGGCGGGGTATACCTCCGTAAAGACCCTAAGCCGGTTATCCGTAAAATATTTGACCTTAAATCGTGCCCCGACCTGGCACAAACGCTGATTGTGGTTTGTGCAGCTTTAGGTCATGATGCCACTTTTACCGGGCTGGAAACACTTAAAATTAAGGAAACCGACCGTATAGCCGCCTTACAAAATGAGCTGGCCAAAATGGGCGTTAAACTGATTGAAAAAGGCCTGGTGTATAAACTGGATTGCAGTGAACGCTTTATTCCAGAGCACATCACTATCCAAACTTACGAAGATCATCGTATGGCTATGGCATTTGCACCGCTTGCCCTAATCATTCCTCAAGTAGAGATAGAAGACGCACAAGTGGTCGAAAAATCATACCCTGCTTTTTGGAAGGATTTTGAAAAGGCCGGGTTCGACGTAAAATAA
- a CDS encoding AraC family transcriptional regulator → MKIHIKNMVCHRCKLAVEQELKQSGYHLQHLQLGEATIQEELNSQQLHNLDLRLKHLGFELIDDRKSRLVEKVKNLIVELVHHTHEPLTINLSEYLAGQLHYEYNYLSNLFSEAEGTTIERYYISQKIEKVKELLIYDELTLSEIAYQMGYSSVAYLSSQFKKETGLTPTYFKRIKDTKRRNIEEL, encoded by the coding sequence ATGAAAATTCACATCAAAAATATGGTTTGCCACAGGTGTAAACTGGCGGTGGAACAAGAGTTGAAGCAAAGCGGGTATCATCTGCAGCACCTGCAACTGGGTGAGGCCACCATTCAGGAGGAATTGAACAGCCAGCAATTACATAACCTCGACCTACGGCTAAAACACTTGGGCTTTGAACTAATTGACGACCGCAAAAGCCGACTGGTTGAAAAAGTTAAAAACCTGATTGTAGAACTGGTACATCATACCCATGAACCATTAACAATAAATCTTTCCGAGTACCTCGCTGGTCAGCTGCATTATGAATATAATTACCTAAGCAATCTCTTTTCCGAAGCGGAGGGCACTACCATTGAGAGATACTACATTAGCCAGAAAATAGAGAAAGTAAAAGAGTTACTAATTTACGATGAGCTTACTTTAAGCGAAATTGCGTACCAAATGGGTTACAGCAGTGTGGCCTACCTGTCGAGCCAGTTTAAGAAAGAGACCGGTTTAACGCCCACTTATTTTAAGCGTATTAAGGATACCAAGCGTCGTAATATCGAGGAACTGTAA
- a CDS encoding cation transporter yields the protein MKHTYNVTGMTCAGCQYKVQHLLSQVDDVKEATVDLAKGEVTVEMDKHLNTATLQNALKDYPKYQLTDIPAAVASPISGDTMGDGEQKSWLETYKPIVLIFFYITLVSIIAGSTLLGFDEMLAMRVFMAGFFLVFSFFKLLNLDGFAESYAMYDVIARRFKSWGYVYALLELALGIAYAANISPVITNLVTLVVMSVSIIGVLQSVLNKKAIRCACLGAVFNLPMSTVTIIEDGLMIAMSAVMLWMMV from the coding sequence ATGAAACACACCTATAACGTAACCGGCATGACCTGCGCCGGTTGTCAATATAAAGTACAGCATCTTTTATCGCAAGTTGATGATGTAAAGGAGGCTACTGTTGATTTAGCCAAGGGCGAAGTAACCGTAGAAATGGATAAACATCTGAATACCGCTACCCTGCAAAATGCTTTAAAAGATTACCCAAAATATCAATTAACCGACATACCTGCGGCAGTAGCAAGTCCCATTAGTGGTGATACAATGGGGGATGGTGAGCAAAAATCGTGGTTGGAAACTTATAAGCCTATTGTGCTTATCTTTTTTTATATCACGCTAGTATCCATTATAGCCGGCTCTACCCTATTGGGTTTTGATGAAATGCTGGCCATGCGGGTATTTATGGCTGGCTTCTTTCTGGTATTTTCATTTTTTAAATTGCTCAACCTTGATGGCTTTGCCGAAAGTTATGCCATGTATGATGTAATTGCACGCCGCTTTAAGAGCTGGGGTTATGTGTATGCGCTTTTAGAACTGGCACTAGGCATCGCTTATGCCGCTAACATTAGCCCCGTTATAACAAACCTGGTTACGCTGGTTGTCATGTCGGTAAGTATTATTGGTGTACTTCAAAGTGTACTCAACAAAAAAGCAATACGCTGTGCCTGCCTGGGTGCTGTATTTAACCTGCCCATGAGCACTGTTACCATTATAGAAGATGGCCTGATGATTGCCATGAGCGCAGTGATGCTATGGATGATGGTATAA
- the aroC gene encoding chorismate synthase: MAGNSFGQIFRITTFGESHGVAIGVIIDGCPAGLPVDMEYIQAELDKRKPGQSKITTQRKESDTVQILSGMFDGKTTGTPIAMLIPNEDQRSKDYSHNTDVFRPSHADYTYFTKYGIRDHRGGGRSSARETAARVAAGAVAKLLLKTAGMDVLAHVSSVGTIDAPNISITSANEFLEIREANIVRCADPATAEEMIARIDEIRKQGDTIGGKISCTITNCPVGLGEPVFDKLHADLGKAMLSINAVHGFEYGSGFTGSEMLGSEHNDIFIKEASGEVKTLTNFSGGIQGGISNGMPIEFKVAFKPVATIMTNQNTIDAEGNAAQIQGKGRHDPCVVPRAVPIVEAMAALVLADHWLRDKTVKL; this comes from the coding sequence ATGGCTGGCAATTCATTTGGGCAAATATTTCGTATCACTACCTTTGGCGAATCACATGGTGTGGCCATTGGGGTAATTATTGATGGTTGCCCGGCTGGTTTACCTGTTGATATGGAATATATACAGGCCGAACTGGATAAGCGTAAACCGGGCCAATCTAAAATTACTACCCAGCGCAAAGAGAGCGATACGGTGCAGATACTATCAGGCATGTTTGACGGAAAAACTACCGGTACGCCTATAGCCATGCTGATACCCAATGAGGATCAGCGTTCTAAAGATTACAGTCATAATACCGATGTTTTTCGCCCTTCGCATGCCGATTACACCTATTTTACCAAGTACGGCATACGCGACCATAGAGGAGGAGGGCGCTCATCTGCGCGTGAAACTGCTGCGCGTGTGGCGGCAGGCGCCGTAGCCAAATTACTGCTTAAAACGGCAGGTATGGATGTGCTGGCTCATGTAAGCAGCGTAGGCACTATTGATGCGCCTAATATCAGCATTACATCGGCCAATGAGTTTTTGGAAATACGGGAGGCCAATATTGTGCGTTGTGCCGATCCGGCCACTGCCGAAGAGATGATTGCCCGTATTGACGAGATACGCAAGCAAGGTGATACTATAGGCGGTAAAATTAGCTGTACTATTACCAATTGCCCTGTTGGTTTGGGCGAGCCGGTTTTTGATAAGCTGCACGCCGATTTAGGCAAAGCCATGTTGAGCATTAATGCAGTGCATGGTTTTGAGTATGGGTCGGGTTTTACCGGTAGCGAAATGCTAGGTTCGGAGCATAACGATATTTTTATTAAAGAAGCGTCGGGCGAGGTTAAAACGTTAACCAATTTTTCGGGCGGTATACAAGGCGGGATCAGTAATGGTATGCCTATAGAATTTAAAGTGGCCTTTAAGCCGGTAGCCACCATCATGACCAATCAAAACACTATTGATGCCGAAGGCAACGCTGCCCAAATACAAGGTAAAGGCCGTCATGATCCTTGCGTAGTGCCCCGCGCCGTACCTATTGTGGAAGCAATGGCGGCATTAGTATTAGCCGATCATTGGTTAAGGGATAAAACCGTAAAGTTGTAA
- a CDS encoding DUF3276 family protein, producing the protein MGDFDNRERDEVFSKKVRAGKRTYFFDVKATRSNDYYITITESKKRLEDGVFVKHKIFLYKEDFEKFAEGLKDTVDYIKANQEVVEKRYEYSELNEITKAAGVAGATEEDFTF; encoded by the coding sequence ATGGGAGATTTTGACAACAGAGAGCGGGATGAAGTTTTCTCGAAGAAGGTAAGAGCCGGAAAGAGAACTTATTTTTTTGATGTAAAAGCAACACGTTCAAACGACTATTACATCACAATTACGGAGAGTAAGAAGCGTTTAGAGGATGGTGTTTTTGTGAAACACAAAATTTTCCTTTACAAAGAAGACTTCGAGAAATTCGCAGAAGGACTGAAAGATACTGTTGATTACATCAAAGCCAACCAGGAAGTAGTTGAAAAACGTTATGAATACAGCGAGCTGAATGAAATAACTAAAGCAGCCGGTGTTGCCGGAGCTACGGAAGAAGATTTCACTTTCTAA
- a CDS encoding ABC transporter ATP-binding protein, with protein MKSLAYLNKYFYKYRWRLVPGVLFVVISNIFGVLPAQVIRVAFNLVAENIQIYHLYSGFERQRIIYDIFGASLLLFGSLVLVLSLLRGLFLFFMRQTIILMSRHIEYDLKNELYEHYQKLSLAFYRRHNTGDLMNRVTEDVSRVRMYLGPGIMYAINTIVLFILTVYAMMSVNVRLAFFSLLPMPLLVLSIYYVNNIIEHRSERIQEKLSSLSSFVQENISGIRVIKSYVREGFVNERFEHESENYKSHSMELTRVQALFFPMMLLLVGVSNVLIIYIGGVEVMKGNITSGNIAEFVVYLGQLTFPVMSLGWVSSLIQRAAASQKRINEFLHEQPQITSATTAIHTVAGKVEFDNVSFTYPDTGIEALKSVSFTIEPGQLVAIIGRTGSGKSTMANLLMRMYDVTGGEIRIDNQLIRQLNLEDYRSQVGFVPQEVFLFSDTIANNIAFSANKLDMAAVEQAAKDAAVYDNIAELENKFLTLIGERGVTLSGGQKQRVSIARAIIKQPQILIFDDCLSAVDTRTEEAILGNMGRIMKGKTSVIIAHRISTIRNADKILVMENGRIAEQGNHQQLMDLKGVYADLYDKQLLEEQEEIH; from the coding sequence ATGAAAAGCCTTGCTTACCTTAATAAATACTTTTACAAGTACCGCTGGCGCTTGGTGCCGGGTGTATTGTTTGTAGTAATATCCAATATTTTTGGTGTGTTGCCCGCACAGGTAATCAGGGTTGCATTTAACCTGGTGGCCGAAAATATTCAGATATATCACCTTTATTCAGGATTTGAGCGGCAGCGTATTATTTATGACATCTTTGGGGCGAGCCTGCTTTTGTTTGGGAGCCTAGTGCTGGTGCTATCTCTATTGAGGGGCTTGTTCCTGTTCTTTATGCGGCAAACTATCATCCTTATGTCGCGGCATATAGAGTATGATTTAAAGAATGAGTTGTACGAGCACTATCAAAAATTGTCGCTTGCGTTCTACCGCCGCCACAATACGGGCGATTTAATGAACCGTGTTACCGAAGATGTAAGTCGGGTACGCATGTACCTGGGGCCGGGTATTATGTACGCCATTAACACCATTGTGCTCTTTATACTCACCGTTTACGCTATGATGAGTGTAAACGTACGGCTGGCTTTCTTTTCTCTGTTACCCATGCCTTTGCTGGTGCTGAGTATATATTATGTAAACAATATAATAGAACACCGCAGCGAGAGGATACAGGAAAAGCTGTCGTCGCTGTCAAGCTTTGTGCAGGAGAACATATCGGGTATACGGGTTATTAAATCATACGTGCGCGAAGGCTTTGTAAACGAACGTTTTGAGCACGAAAGCGAGAACTACAAAAGTCATTCGATGGAACTTACCCGGGTACAGGCATTGTTTTTTCCGATGATGCTGCTGCTGGTAGGTGTCAGTAACGTGCTCATTATTTACATAGGCGGGGTAGAGGTTATGAAGGGAAACATAACCTCAGGTAACATTGCCGAGTTTGTGGTGTACCTGGGGCAGCTAACCTTTCCGGTAATGTCCTTGGGGTGGGTAAGCTCTTTAATACAACGCGCAGCAGCCTCGCAAAAGCGCATTAACGAGTTTTTACATGAACAGCCGCAGATAACCTCGGCAACTACAGCTATACACACCGTTGCAGGCAAGGTAGAGTTTGATAATGTAAGTTTTACTTATCCCGATACCGGTATAGAAGCGCTTAAATCTGTCTCCTTTACCATTGAGCCCGGGCAATTGGTGGCTATTATCGGTCGCACAGGTTCAGGTAAATCAACTATGGCCAACTTGCTGATGCGTATGTACGATGTTACCGGCGGCGAGATCAGAATTGATAACCAATTGATCAGGCAGCTTAATCTAGAAGATTACCGTTCACAGGTGGGTTTTGTGCCGCAGGAGGTCTTTCTGTTTTCGGACACCATAGCTAATAACATAGCCTTTAGCGCCAACAAGTTGGATATGGCTGCTGTTGAACAGGCCGCTAAGGATGCCGCCGTGTATGATAACATTGCGGAGCTCGAAAATAAGTTTCTTACGCTTATTGGCGAGCGGGGTGTTACCCTTTCGGGTGGGCAAAAACAACGTGTAAGTATAGCCCGGGCTATTATTAAACAGCCGCAGATTCTTATATTCGACGATTGCCTTTCGGCAGTAGATACCCGTACGGAAGAAGCCATATTAGGCAATATGGGCCGTATCATGAAGGGGAAAACCAGCGTCATTATAGCCCACCGCATCTCCACCATTCGTAACGCCGATAAAATATTGGTAATGGAAAATGGCCGCATTGCCGAGCAGGGAAACCATCAGCAGCTTATGGACCTGAAAGGCGTTTATGCCGATTTGTATGATAAACAGTTGCTGGAGGAGCAAGAGGAGATCCATTAG
- the nusB gene encoding transcription antitermination factor NusB: MLNRRHLRVKVLQALYAYHQSEPKDASQHEKLLLQNIDKVFEMYIWMLSLIDEVIQYSSNDAAERANKHLPTAEDLKPNLKILENRFIASLHVNKDYIAAIKKYKVSWDFEPELAKSLFIILKSSDEYKAYLQKTDDTLQSDKDIIKFIFKKVILKSSLAEQVFEDKFISWPIDRDVLQALIAKTFKNFSFDNPQQNKLADVTGNWNEDRDFIVDLFRQAVRHDAEYQELIGQKTQNWEPERIAMMDTLLMKMAITEFVNFASVPVKVTINEYLEIAKELSTPKSNSFINGILDKILFELKEQNKIRKSGRGLIE, encoded by the coding sequence ATGTTAAATAGAAGGCACCTGAGGGTAAAAGTATTACAGGCACTGTACGCTTATCATCAATCTGAACCAAAAGATGCGAGCCAGCACGAAAAACTGCTGTTGCAAAATATTGACAAGGTTTTTGAAATGTACATCTGGATGCTGTCCCTTATTGATGAGGTGATACAATACTCCAGCAACGATGCTGCCGAAAGGGCTAACAAACACCTGCCTACTGCCGAAGATCTGAAACCCAATCTTAAAATTCTTGAAAACCGTTTTATTGCCTCGCTGCATGTGAACAAAGATTACATTGCCGCTATCAAGAAGTACAAAGTATCATGGGATTTTGAACCTGAATTGGCTAAATCATTATTTATCATTCTTAAAAGCTCTGATGAGTATAAGGCCTATCTTCAAAAAACGGATGATACACTGCAATCCGATAAGGATATCATTAAGTTCATCTTTAAAAAAGTAATATTAAAATCGAGCCTTGCCGAGCAGGTTTTTGAAGATAAGTTCATATCATGGCCTATTGACAGGGACGTATTACAGGCGTTGATTGCCAAAACATTCAAAAACTTTTCTTTTGACAATCCTCAGCAAAATAAATTGGCTGATGTAACCGGTAACTGGAATGAGGATCGTGATTTTATTGTAGACTTGTTTAGACAGGCAGTAAGACATGATGCCGAATATCAAGAGCTAATTGGACAGAAAACCCAGAACTGGGAGCCTGAGCGTATTGCCATGATGGACACCCTGCTCATGAAAATGGCCATTACCGAATTTGTCAACTTTGCATCGGTACCTGTAAAGGTCACCATAAATGAGTACCTGGAGATTGCGAAGGAACTGAGCACGCCAAAAAGTAATTCGTTTATAAACGGTATATTGGACAAAATTTTATTTGAGCTTAAGGAACAAAACAAGATCCGTAAATCCGGACGTGGCTTAATTGAATAA
- a CDS encoding DUF1573 domain-containing protein, protein MIKKITAVLSMAIALAACNQANTQTKVSGDSAKTGTTVNAANAPVMKFETESHDFGKIKQGDKVTYEFKYTNTGKSPLIITDAYATCGCTTPEIAKEPIQPGAASTVKVTFNSAGKSGLQDKLVTIVANTVPAENRVHLTGEVTTDKK, encoded by the coding sequence ATGATTAAAAAAATAACCGCAGTATTAAGTATGGCCATCGCTTTGGCCGCCTGCAACCAAGCCAACACACAAACAAAAGTTAGCGGCGATAGTGCAAAAACAGGCACAACCGTAAATGCAGCTAATGCGCCGGTAATGAAGTTTGAAACTGAATCGCATGATTTTGGCAAGATAAAACAAGGCGATAAAGTAACTTACGAGTTTAAGTATACCAACACTGGTAAATCGCCTTTAATTATTACAGATGCCTATGCAACTTGTGGTTGTACCACGCCTGAGATTGCAAAAGAGCCTATACAACCCGGCGCTGCAAGCACCGTTAAGGTAACTTTTAACAGCGCAGGCAAAAGTGGCCTACAGGATAAACTGGTAACGATAGTGGCCAATACCGTACCTGCAGAAAACCGTGTACACTTAACCGGCGAGGTAACAACCGATAAAAAGTAA
- the yajC gene encoding preprotein translocase subunit YajC yields the protein MTKAILLQLGGGMATGQIVTMVLIIVVFYFFMIRPQVKKQKDQKKYVDELKKGDRIVTTAGIHGRIIDLNDTTFLVEVENGKIRFDKSAISLDASKALNTPAVTKA from the coding sequence ATGACAAAAGCAATTTTATTACAACTTGGAGGTGGCATGGCTACCGGCCAGATCGTCACTATGGTGTTAATCATTGTGGTGTTTTATTTTTTCATGATACGCCCTCAGGTTAAAAAGCAAAAAGACCAAAAAAAATATGTTGATGAGTTGAAAAAAGGCGATAGGATAGTTACCACTGCCGGTATACACGGCCGCATCATAGACCTGAACGATACAACGTTTTTGGTAGAGGTTGAAAACGGCAAGATCCGTTTTGATAAATCGGCAATATCGCTGGATGCTTCTAAAGCCTTAAATACTCCTGCAGTTACTAAAGCATAA
- a CDS encoding YbbR-like domain-containing protein: MPIIKLSVSERRRLTVFFFCLVLALVAWVFATLSGSYNFTVKQVLTFKNAPQRRAFRALQADTVETTIQGSGWQMLFSRMKISDQPVAVDLHTLEHSNFIALNTQIEQINKKKDSAHRIIAFNPDTLYFDFTNRVVKKVPVEPVLDIVYERQFAPSGKTSIHPAYITLNGPENVITSIHSWKTDTLAATRVNNDVTATLKLQPVKVGNISIYPKAVQIHIPVEEFTEKTLRIPIKLINNPHYYHVKIVPQFVAIKFMVPLSRYMEIDENFFEATADLALWEKGYSVLPVDVSRMPAYCKVMSVVPRNVDFLVTK, translated from the coding sequence ATGCCCATTATAAAATTGTCAGTATCTGAGCGCAGACGCCTTACGGTGTTTTTCTTTTGCCTGGTGCTGGCATTAGTGGCCTGGGTATTCGCTACTCTGTCGGGCAGCTACAATTTTACGGTTAAGCAGGTACTCACCTTTAAAAATGCGCCGCAGCGCCGTGCGTTCAGGGCTCTGCAAGCCGATACCGTAGAAACCACCATACAAGGCAGTGGGTGGCAAATGCTTTTTTCCCGTATGAAAATTAGCGACCAGCCTGTGGCCGTAGACCTCCATACTTTAGAACATAGCAACTTTATAGCGCTTAACACACAAATAGAGCAAATCAACAAAAAGAAAGATTCAGCTCACCGGATAATCGCTTTTAACCCCGACACATTATACTTTGACTTCACTAATCGTGTAGTAAAAAAAGTACCTGTGGAACCTGTTCTCGACATTGTTTATGAGCGGCAGTTTGCTCCATCAGGTAAAACAAGCATTCACCCGGCATATATTACATTAAACGGGCCCGAAAATGTTATTACCAGTATCCATTCATGGAAAACCGACACCTTAGCAGCAACACGTGTAAATAATGATGTAACGGCTACGCTCAAACTACAGCCTGTTAAAGTAGGCAACATTAGTATTTACCCTAAAGCGGTGCAAATACATATTCCAGTTGAGGAGTTTACCGAGAAGACTTTGCGTATTCCCATAAAGCTGATTAACAACCCGCATTATTATCATGTAAAAATTGTTCCGCAGTTTGTAGCTATAAAATTTATGGTGCCGCTTAGTCGTTACATGGAGATTGATGAAAACTTTTTTGAAGCTACAGCCGATCTGGCTTTATGGGAAAAAGGGTACAGCGTATTGCCTGTAGACGTTAGCCGCATGCCGGCCTATTGTAAGGTAATGAGCGTTGTACCGCGTAATGTTGATTTTTTAGTAACAAAATAA